The Drosophila mauritiana strain mau12 chromosome 2R, ASM438214v1, whole genome shotgun sequence genome has a segment encoding these proteins:
- the LOC117136005 gene encoding uncharacterized protein LOC117136005, translated as MRNPSAFYVHLEDPVQSDPPSGLHRKYRPFPTRPQEERLEEAEERRNRLGEQKVEQLSVRLARVALITDRHHRQTTQSWLDSQDRITRDMDEHVRKRTAEISKRLRNLSDHNHMVQVRKDEAKQEKLLRKLTHLYEAQNASTISRFWGKIHK; from the coding sequence ATGAGGAACCCATCGGCCTTTTACGTGCACTTGGAGGATCCTGTGCAGAGTGATCCCCCCAGTGGACTGCACCGCAAGTACCGCCCATTTCCGACACGTCCCCAGGAGGAGCGTctggaggaggcggaggagcgACGCAATCGGCTGGGTGAGCAAAAGGTGGAGCAACTGTCCGTCCGTCTGGCGCGAGTAGCGCTGATCACGGATCGCCACCATCGCCAGACCACCCAGAGTTGGCTGGACTCCCAAGATCGCATTACTCGCGACATGGACGAACATGTGCGCAAGCGGACCGCAGAGATCTCGAAACGTTTGAGAAACCTCAGCGATCACAATCACATGGTTCAGGTGCGCAAGGACGAGGCCAAGCAGGAGAAGCTCCTCCGAAAACTGACCCATCTCTACGAGGCGCAGAACGCCAGCACTATTTCGCGATTTTGGGGCAAAATTCACAAGTAG
- the LOC117135969 gene encoding RNA polymerase-associated protein Rtf1, translating to MGKRRTQSLIDSNSSDSDSESETNLESDLMSLAKKRKKPQTTTKSSSRSDSDSDWANNKAGAPSSKKKKRQKPSRDSSSSESNWDDDSQDERQPARQSPAQAQQEHKPPEQASQAAQLSEQEEGEVSDSDSDKSKSNSSSSGSDSSSSSSSSDSEFDDGFDDDLMGDDEDRRRLNGLSEKERETEIYKRIEQREIMRTRWEIERKLKLARRGEKNQEKSKNKGERAKKKKEKREKKARKAREAQAPLPTQASTSTLLDVEPKPSNEVRSASPLSTPALNRDAASTSAAVASIMPDDAASSAGVSDYFDHKERSKERKKNVEANKTDDKRSNAMALLKAKREGKAKREEEEAKRLAEKDRDDDKEELDSVSGCKSAVKLKASEIYSDDSGSSDWDEEEKPAGKRSRSNSSKASSESEDEEKAPQRPVFITTREDLNKLRLSRYKMERFVNLPIFESTVLNCFVRISIGNNGQKPVYRVAEIVGVVETGKIYSLGTTRTNRGLRLKHGTHERVFRLEFISNQEFTENEFNKWNEVCQQSHVQMPTIDLIAIKQNDIKKALNYEFKDEDVDKIVEEKNRFRNRPTNYAMKKTCLMKERDAAMLRGDYDIAQDLGQQIDELENRASELDKRRSHTLNLISYINDRNRKKNVEDAEKAILEEARANKGLKISDPFTRRITQPRMGFKGAKKDEDDMQLAPLPPPPPGKKRPNEAGTSSASVRPTDSKDYSLYSLHDFDIDLDVPLPVNTNSVPKPASKPAETVSKRSLNLEDYKKKRGLI from the exons ATGGGCAAACGGCGGACGCAATCCCTGATCGACTCCAACTCCAGCGATAGCGACAGCGAGTCCGAGACCAACCTGGAATCG GACCTGATGTCACTTGCCAAGAAGCGGAAGAAGCCCCAAACGACGACCAAGTCGAGTTCACGCTCTGACTCCGATTCCGACTGGGCCAACAACAAAGCTGGAGCTCCCTCCtccaagaagaagaagcgccAGAAGCCCAGCAGAGACTCCAGCTCCTCGGAGTCCAACTGGGATGACGACAGTCAGGATGAGAGGCAGCCAGCGAGGCAGAGTCCTGCACAGGCGCAACAGGAGCACAAGCCCCCGGAGCAGGCCTCCCAGGCCGCCCAGCTCAGCGAGCAGGAGGAGGGGGAGGTATCCGATAGCGATTCCGACAAGTCCAAGTCCAACTCCTCCTCATCCGGCTCCGACTCCTCTAGTTCTTCCTCCAGCTCTGACTCGGAATTCGACGACGGTTTCGATGATGACCTCATGGGCGATGATGAGGATCGAAGGCGTCTCAATGGTTTGTCCGAGAAGGAGCGTGAAACTGAAATTTACAAGCGCATTGAGCAGCGAGAGATTATGCGAACACGTTGGGAAATCGAACGTAAACTGAAGCTGGCGAGGCGCGGCGAGAAAAACCAAGAGAAGTCCAAGAACAAAGGAGAACGggccaagaagaagaaggagaAGCGCGAGAAGAAGGCGAGGAAGGCCAGGGAAGCCCAGGCGCCCTTGCCAACTCAAGCTTCCACATCCACACTCTTAGATGTGGAACCCAAGCCCAGCAACGAAGTACGGTCAGCGAGTCCGTTGTCCACGCCCGCCCTTAACCGAGATGCGGCTTCCACTTCAGCGGCAGTGGCCAGTATTATGCCCGACGATGCAGCTTCCTCCGCTGGCGTCTCTGATTACTTTGATCACAAGGAACGTTCCAAGGAGCGTAAGAAGAACGTGGAGGCCAACAAGACGGACGACAAGAGGAGCAATGCCATGGCCTTATTAAAAGCCAAAAGAGAGGGCAAGGCCAAAAGAG aggaggaggaagccAAACGCCTGGCAGAAAAAGATCGTGATGACGACAAGGAGGAACTCGATAGCGTATCTGGTTGTAAATCGGCCGTGAAACTGAAAGCCTCGGAAATATACTCTGACGACTCAGGCAGCAGCGATTGGGATGAAGAAGAAAAGCCCGCGGGCAAACGTTCACGCTCCAACAGCAGCAAGGCCTCCAGCGAATCCGAGGACGAAGAAAAGGCGCCTCAGCGGCCCGTTTTTATAACCACACGCGAGGATCTTAACAAATTGCGTCTATCTCGCTACAAAATGGAGCGATTTGTGAACTTGCCAATCTTTGAGAGCACTGTACTCAACTGCTTTGTCCGGATAAGCATCGGAAACAATGGCCAGAAACCCGTGTATCGAGTGGCCGAAATTGTGGGAGTGGTTGAGACGGGGAAGATCTACAGTCTGGGCACTACACGAACCAATCGTGGATTGAGACTTAAGCACGGAACCCATGAGCGGGTCTTCCGACTCGAGTTCATTTCGAACCAGGAGTTTACGGAGAACGAGTTCAACAAGTGGAACGAGGTCTGCCAGCAGTCGCACGTCCAGATGCCAACGATTGATCTAATAGCGATCAAGCAGAACGACATCAAGAAAGCACTGAACTACGAGTTCAAGGACGAGGACGTGGACAAGATCGTGGAGGAGAAGAACCGCTTCCGGAACCGACCCACCAATTATGCGATGAAAAAAACCTGCCTGATGAAGGAGCGAGATGCAGCAATGCTGCGGGGTGACTACGACATTGCACAGGATCTGGGACAACAAATCGACGAGCTGGAGAACCGAGCCTCTGAGCTCGACAAAAGAAGATCCCATACCCTCAATCTGATCTCCTACATAAACGACAGGAACAGGAAGAAGAATGTGGAGGACGCTGAGAAGGCAATTTTAGAGGAGGCTCGGGCCAACAAAGGCCTCAAGATCTCGGATCCCTTTACACGTCGCATTACTCAACCGCGCATGGGCTTCAAGGGTGCCAAGAAGGACGAGGATGACATGCAGTTGGCACCTCTGCCACCGCCACCCCCAGGAAAAAAGAGGCCCAACGAAGCAGGAACTTCGAGTGCAAGCGTCAGGCCCACGGACTCCAAGGATTACAGTCTCTACTCACTGCATGACTTTGACATTGACCTAGATGTTCCGCTACCAG ttAATACGAATTCAGTGCCCAAGCCGGCTAGCAAACCAGCTGAAACAGTCTCCAAACGTTCGCTGAATCTAGAGGATTACAAAAAAAAGCGCGGTCTTATCTAG
- the LOC117135980 gene encoding neurotrimin, with protein sequence MTPHMCSVLRCLFVALILGQVQAELDFNNDLENSQKFKSIPTTVKTYENDTVQLPCTLNTPFRYVRWHRDDVALVDSRHPELPPPDRIMLWPNGSLQVANVQSSDTGDYYCEMNSDSGHVVQQHAIEVQLAPQVLIEPSDLTEQRIGATFEVVCEAQGVPQPVITWRLNGNVIQPQSNTGNRQSLILDIKSRNQAGLIECVASNGVGEPAVANVYLHVLFSPEVSIPQPVVYTKLGSRAHLECIVEAAPAATVKWFHHGLPVALGAHSTTHESELQTNRSVDHYVNAVRHMLVVKSVRNADMGQYECRASNQISVKSGSVELTGRPMPCLFKINPGTQSSTSHVLVWQTESLLPIMEFKLKFRQIPSKNVTRQVRTNWTELTIPAQATNGLIYITTYTLHGLQPASLYEVSVLARNSFGWSDNSKIVRFATGGEVELPNYSTESELQDDLTEEDFHNEITQRSEVLSASMMFNSGSVNGRGISAFIYSLCLINILRLIS encoded by the exons atgacACCCCATATGTGCTCAGTTTtgaggtgtttgtttgtggCCCTGATCCTTGGCCAAGTGCAAGCCGAACTGGACTTTAACAACGATCTCGAAAACAGTCAAAAGTTCAAGAGCATACCAACCACAGTGAAAACCTATGAGAACGACACAGTGCAGCTTCCTTGCACCTTAAACA CTCCCTTCCGCTACGTCCGCTGGCATCGTGACGATGTGGCTCTGGTGGACTCCAGACACCCGGAGCTCCCGCCGCCGGATCGCATAATGCTCTGGCCAAATGGCAGCCTGCAGGTGGCCAACGTGCAGTCCAGTGACACCGGGGACTACTACTGCGAAATGAACTCGGACTCGGGTCATGTGGTCCAGCAGCACGCCATCGAAGTGCAATTGGCTCCACAGGTGTTGATTGAACCATCGGATCTCACGGAGCAGCGGATAGGTGCCACCTTCGAAGTGGTGTGCGAGGCCCAGGGAGTGCCCCAGCCGGTCATCACCTGGCGGTTGAATGGCAATGTCATCCAGCCACAGAGTAACACGGGGAATCGGCAAAGCCTAATCCTGGATATCAAGTCGAGGAACCAGGCGGGCCTCATAGAATGCGTGGCCAGCAATGGAGTGGGTGAGCCAGCGGTGGCCAATGTCTACCTCCATGTGCTAT TTTCACCCGAGGTGAGCATACCCCAACCCGTGGTGTACACCAAACTGGGCTCCCGTGCCCATCTTGAGTGCATTGTGGAGGCGGCACCGGCGGCCACGGTTAAGTGGTTCCACCACGGACTGCCGGTGGCACTGGGAGCCCACTCCACCACTCACGAGTCGGAGTTGCAGACGAACCGGTCGGTGGATCACTACGTGAACGCCGTGCGTCACATGCTGGTGGTGAAGAGCGTGAGGAACGCGGATATGGGGCAATACGAGTGCCGCGCCAGCAATCAGATATCCGTGAAAAGCGGAAGTGTTGAGCTGACCGGCCGCCCGATGCCCTGCCTCTTCAAGATTAACCCGGGCACCCAGAGCTCCACATCGCATGTCCTCGTTTGGCAGACCGAGAGCCTGCTGCCCATCATGGAGTTCAAGCTCAAATTCCGACAGATCCCCTCGAAAAATGTCACTCGCCAGGTTAGAACCAACTGGACAGAGCTCACGATTCCGGCTCAGGCCACAAATG GACTCATCTATATAACCACATACACTCTACATGGCCTCCAGCCCGCTAGTCTCTACGAAGTTTCCGTTTTGGCCAGAAATAGTTTTGGTTGGAGCGACAATAGCAAGATAGTGCGTTTTGCCACAGGTGGAGAAG TTGAACTACCCAACTATTCAACTGAATCGGAGCTTCAGGACGATTTGACCGAAGAGGACTTCCACAATGAAATCACCCAGAGATCTGAGGTTCTTTCGGCCAGCATGATGTTCAACTCGGGCTCAGTTAATGGGCGCGGAATCAGTGCCTTTATATATTCCTTATgtcttataaatatattacgaTTAATAAGTTAG